The following proteins are encoded in a genomic region of Zea mays cultivar B73 chromosome 9, Zm-B73-REFERENCE-NAM-5.0, whole genome shotgun sequence:
- the LOC100193715 gene encoding Receptor-like protein kinase HERK 1 precursor, protein MMATLGRKKRQAATTFIVLCILSSFYICKAQFTPADSYLVDCGSSKSTMVGQRTFTADGASPVKVSTSQDILAGTSANGVASFDNSALYQTARIFTGPSSYTFPIQKQGRHFVRFYFFPFTYQSYDLSLAKFTVSTQDVLLLSDFQQPDKTAPLFKEYSLNITRDTLVISFKPSNGIAFVNAIEVVSVPDDLITDDAQMVNPVQQYSGLSTQPLETVYRVNMGGPKVTPDNDTLSRTWVTDLKYLLNPSVTKQVNYGKRVNYKKGGGGATQLSAPDIVYGTATELAATNTSNALFNMTWQFDVDAGFSYLVRFHFCDIVSKALNQLYFNAYVGGFYAQNNLDLSAMSDSQLATPIYIDVVLSSNDASSKLSISIGPSVLNNVLPDGILNGLEVMKISTGGSAFTVGSGSGNKKWGVILGAALGGVGLFIIVVVLVLLCRRKKTLEKQHSKTWMPFSINGLTSLSTGSRTSYGTTLTSGLNGSYGYRFAFSVLQEATNNFDENWVIGVGGFGKVYKGVMRDESKVAVKRGNPKSQQGLNEFRTEIELLSRLRHRHLVSLIGYCDERNEMILVYEYMEKGTLKSHLYGSDNPSLNWKQRLEVCIGAARGLHYLHTGSAKAIIHRDVKSANILLDENLLAKVADFGLSKTGPELDQTHVSTAVKGSFGYLDPEYFRRQQLTEKSDVYSFGVVLLEVLCARPVIDPTLPREMVNLAEWGMKWQKRGELHQIIDQRISGTIRPDSLRKFGETVEKCLADYGVERPSMGDVLWNLEYVLQLQDADSTVSDVNSMNRIVELPSQVQNVGALESISVTMAEAGASNEPDHDLSDVSMSRVFSQLIKAEGR, encoded by the coding sequence ATGATGGCTACTTTGGGGAGGAAGAAGCGGCAAGCCGCAACAACCTTCATCGTGCTTTGCATCTTGTCATCCTTCTACATCTGCAAAGCGCAGTTCACGCCTGCGGACAGCTACCTTGTTGACTGTGGGTCCTCCAAGAGCACAATGGTTGGCCAGAGGACCTTCACAGCGGATGGCGCATCTCCGGTGAAGGTGTCCACCTCCCAGGATATACTTGCGGGCACCTCAGCAAACGGGGTGGCCTCTTTTGATAACTCGGCGCTGTACCAGACTGCCCGGATCTTCACCGGGCCATCATCCTACACTTTCCCTATCCAGAAGCAGGGCCGGCATTTCGTCCGGTTTTACTTCTTCCCCTTCACCTACCAGAGCTATGATCTTTCACTTGCCAAATTTACTGTGTCCACCCAAGATGTTCTCCTGCTTAGTGACTTCCAGCAACCAGACAAGACCGCACCCTTGTTCAAGGAATACTCACTGAATATCACCCGCGACACGCTCGTGATTTCCTTCAAGCCGTCAAATGGAATTGCATTTGTCAACGCAATTGAGGTGGTCTCTGTCCCAGATGATCTCATCACCGATGATGCACAAATGGTCAACCCTGTCCAGCAGTACAGTGGTTTGTCTACACAGCCACTGGAGACAGTATATCGGGTTAACATGGGTGGTCCGAAGGTCACTCCTGACAATGATACCCTCTCGAGGACCTGGGTGACTGATCTAAAGTACTTGTTGAACCCATCTGTGACCAAACAGGTTAATTATGGCAAGCGTGTCAACTATAAGAAGGGTGGAGGTGGAGCTACTCAGCTGTCAGCCCCTGATATTGTCTATGGCACAGCTACAGAGTTGGCAGCGACAAATACATCCAATGCTCTTTTCAACATGACATGGCAGTTTGATGTGGATGCTGGCTTCAGCTATTTGGTAAGGTTTCACTTCTGTGATATTGTCAGCAAGGCACTTAACCAGCTCTACTTCAATGCATATGTTGGAGGCTTTTATGCACAGAATAATCTTGATCTGTCAGCAATGTCTGATAGTCAGTTAGCTACACCTATATATATAGATGTGGTTCTTTCATCTAATGATGCATCCAGCAAACTTAGCATCAGCATTGGCCCATCGGTCTTGAACAATGTATTGCCCGACGGGATTCTGAATGGGCTTGAGGTTATGAAGATAAGTACCGGAGGTTCTGCTTTCACTGTCGGGTCTGGCAGTGGAAACAAAAAATGGGGTGTGATTCTTGGCGCAGCcctcggaggtgttggactgtttATAATTGTTGTTGTTCTTGTACTTCTTTGCCGGAGGAAAAAGACCCTGGAAAAGCAGCATTCAAAGACCTGGATGCCTTTCTCTATCAATGGGCTCACCTCTCTCAGCACAGGAAGCAGAACGTCTTATGGTACTACTCTCACATCAGGGCTGAATGGAAGCTATGGATACCGTTTTGCCTTCAGTGTGCTCCAAGAAGCAACAAACAATTTCGACGAGAACTGGGTCATTGGAGTTGGAGGCTTTGGAAAGGTCTACAAGGGGGTGATGAGGGATGAGAGCAAGGTTGCAGTGAAGCGTGGAAACCCAAAGTCTCAGCAAGGTCTCAACGAGTTCCGTACAGAGATTGAGCTCCTCTCACGTCTGCGCCACCGCCATTTGGTGTCTCTGATTGGGTACTGTGATGAAAGGAACGAAATGATCCTGGTCTACGAGTACATGGAGAAAGGCACTCTCAAGAGCCATCTCTATGGCTCCGATAACCCCTCGCTCAATTGGAAGCAGAGGCTGGAGGTTTGCATCGGAGCAGCAAGGGGGTTGCACTACCTTCACACTGGATCTGCGAAGGCCATCATCCATCGTGATGTCAAGTCCGCAAACATCTTGCTCGACGAGAACCTCCTCGCCAAGGTCGCTGACTTTGGGCTATCCAAGACTGGGCCTGAGCTCGACCAAACTCATGTCAGCACTGCAGTGAAGGGCAGCTTCGGGTACCTCGATCCTGAATATTTCCGGAGGCAGCAGCTGACCGAGAAGTCGGATGTCTACTCTTTCGGTGTTGTTTTGCTTGAGGTTCTTTGTGCAAGGCCAGTGATCGACCCCACGCTGCCGAGGGAGATGGTGAACCTGGCCGAGTGGGggatgaagtggcagaagagaggAGAGCTGCAccagatcatcgatcagaggatcTCGGGCACAATCAGGCCGGACTCTCTGAGGAAGTTTGGCGAGACCGTGGAGAAGTGCCTGGCAGACTACGGCGTGGAGCGGCCGTCGATGGGAGACGTCCTCTGGAACCTGGAGTACGTTCTGCAGCTTCAGGACGCCGATTCGACGGTCTCGGATGTGAACAGCATGAACCGTATCGTGGAACTCCCGTCACAGGTCCAGAACGTCGGGGCCCTCGAGAGCATCAGCGTGACGATGGCAGAAGCCGGAGCGTCAAACGAGCCTGACCACGACCTCTCCGATGTGTCCATGAGCCGCGTCTTCTCTCAGCTGATCAAGGCCGAGGGGAGGTAA